A portion of the Cyanobium sp. PCC 7001 genome contains these proteins:
- a CDS encoding potassium/proton antiporter yields the protein MSIQASVLLGGVLLLLGIASSKFSARLGVPVLVLFLGLGMVAGSEGLGGIPFEDYPLANNVGSVALALILFDGGLRTSPASARRVWRPALALSTLGVLLTSLITGLAAAWVLGMPILQGLLLGSIVGSTDAAAVFSMLRTSGLKLPEKLTATLEVESGSNDPMAIFLTIGLIGVISGEADSAQALLLLFLAQFGVGSLCGAAVGVLAARAVNRINLDYPGLYPLLALGFGLVAFGLASVLGGSGFLAVYLAGMVIGSSSLVFRPGILAFHDAIAWLGQIVLFVMLGLLSFPSRLLSVAWAGLLIALVLILVARPLSVAVAALPFRYRRRELVFLSWVGLKGAVPITLATFPLMAGIPQSQLIFNAVFFVVLLSAITQGWSLPLVARALGIGRPADPTPALTVEINALRQVDGEIVDYTVKPTALVARRSLRQLVLPDGVLVTLILRGKQVVMPRGGTVLLPGDHVFMAMRTSLQPLIDRLFDPDPSPALEAAAVPSLPDDLQLAFRASTTVEQLHRFLGLPMDPPLPKVMAESSLGSLLAAAQPPGAVVLGGLTIEAGADRELVRVRR from the coding sequence GTGTCGATACAGGCCTCGGTGCTGCTGGGCGGGGTGTTGCTGCTGCTGGGCATCGCCTCCAGCAAATTCTCGGCGCGGCTGGGGGTGCCCGTGCTGGTGCTGTTCCTCGGGCTGGGCATGGTGGCCGGCTCCGAAGGACTGGGCGGCATTCCCTTCGAGGATTACCCGCTGGCGAACAACGTGGGCAGCGTGGCCCTCGCCCTGATCCTGTTCGACGGCGGACTGCGCACCTCGCCGGCCTCGGCGCGCCGGGTCTGGCGGCCGGCGCTGGCGCTCTCCACCCTGGGTGTGCTGCTCACCTCCCTGATCACGGGGCTGGCAGCGGCCTGGGTGCTGGGGATGCCCATCCTGCAGGGGCTGCTGCTGGGCAGCATCGTGGGTTCCACCGATGCGGCAGCGGTGTTCTCCATGCTCCGCACCAGTGGACTGAAGCTGCCCGAGAAGCTCACCGCCACGCTCGAGGTGGAGAGCGGCTCGAACGATCCGATGGCGATCTTCCTCACCATCGGCCTGATCGGCGTGATCAGCGGCGAGGCGGATTCGGCCCAGGCCCTGCTGCTGCTGTTTCTGGCCCAGTTCGGCGTGGGCAGCCTGTGCGGGGCCGCCGTGGGCGTGCTGGCGGCCCGAGCCGTCAACCGCATCAACCTCGACTACCCCGGCCTCTATCCGCTGCTGGCGCTCGGCTTCGGACTGGTGGCCTTCGGTCTGGCGTCCGTGCTGGGGGGCAGCGGCTTTCTGGCGGTGTATCTGGCCGGAATGGTGATCGGCAGCAGCTCGCTGGTGTTCCGGCCGGGCATCCTCGCCTTTCACGATGCCATCGCCTGGTTGGGGCAGATCGTGCTGTTCGTGATGCTCGGTCTGCTGAGCTTCCCCAGCCGGCTGCTCAGCGTGGCCTGGGCCGGACTGCTGATCGCCCTGGTGCTCATCCTGGTGGCCCGGCCCCTGTCCGTGGCCGTGGCGGCGCTGCCCTTCCGCTACCGGCGCCGGGAACTGGTGTTTCTCTCCTGGGTGGGCCTCAAGGGGGCGGTGCCGATCACCCTGGCCACCTTCCCCTTGATGGCGGGCATCCCCCAGAGCCAGCTGATCTTCAACGCCGTGTTCTTCGTGGTGCTCCTTTCGGCGATCACCCAGGGCTGGTCCCTGCCGCTCGTGGCCCGTGCCCTGGGTATCGGCCGTCCGGCCGACCCCACCCCGGCCCTCACCGTGGAGATCAACGCGCTGCGCCAGGTCGATGGCGAGATCGTGGACTACACGGTGAAACCCACGGCACTGGTGGCCCGCAGGTCTCTGCGCCAGCTGGTCCTTCCCGATGGGGTGCTGGTGACCCTGATCCTGCGGGGGAAGCAGGTGGTGATGCCCCGTGGCGGCACGGTGCTGCTGCCCGGCGATCACGTGTTCATGGCCATGCGCACCAGCCTTCAGCCCCTGATCGATCGCCTGTTCGATCCGGATCCGTCACCCGCGCTCGAGGCTGCTGCAGTTCCCTCCCTGCCAGACGATCTGCAACTGGCCTTCAGAGCCTCCACCACGGTGGAGCAGCTGCACCGGTTCCTCGGGTTGCCGATGGATCCGCCGCTGCCGAAGGTGATGGCCGAATCCAGCCTGGGCTCACTGCTCGCGGCCGCCCAACCGCCCGGTGCCGTGGTGCTGGGAGGCCTCACCATCGAGGCCGGTGCGGATCGGGAGTTGGTGCGGGTCAGACGCTGA
- a CDS encoding 3'-5' exonuclease → MSGSPAQPSGSWQQQDLLSGLMLSTPAADAPTVAAAETTDPSAPPVPVVSPTPAPAGPEPLPQTLLILDTETTGLDPEQDHCLEVGAILFHVPSRAVLSQISFLLPVRENPAEAINGIAAATTRLPQPWRQGLSCFEAMAADADAVLAHNAAFDRQWFGRGELPALGAPWICSMEDIRWPAERGLRPNPSVRDLALAYGVPVWAAHRALTDCIYLAQVLQRCEELEALLVVAREPRRLFRAQLSYAERHKAKQAGFRWNDPVPGAWSRRLSAREVSALPFPVVPVEPSQRAA, encoded by the coding sequence ATGAGCGGCTCCCCTGCGCAACCCAGCGGCTCCTGGCAGCAGCAGGATCTGCTGAGCGGCCTGATGCTCTCCACCCCGGCAGCGGATGCGCCCACCGTCGCTGCGGCCGAGACCACAGACCCCTCCGCTCCCCCCGTGCCCGTGGTCTCCCCGACCCCCGCACCCGCAGGCCCGGAACCCCTGCCGCAGACGCTGCTCATCCTCGACACCGAGACCACCGGTCTCGATCCGGAGCAGGACCACTGCCTGGAAGTGGGCGCGATCCTGTTTCACGTGCCCAGCCGCGCCGTGCTGAGCCAGATCTCCTTTCTGCTGCCGGTGCGGGAGAACCCGGCCGAGGCCATCAACGGCATCGCCGCCGCCACCACGCGCCTGCCCCAGCCCTGGCGCCAGGGACTGAGCTGTTTCGAGGCGATGGCCGCTGACGCCGACGCGGTGCTGGCCCACAACGCGGCCTTCGATCGCCAGTGGTTCGGCCGCGGGGAGCTGCCCGCCCTCGGGGCGCCCTGGATCTGCTCGATGGAGGACATCCGCTGGCCGGCGGAACGGGGACTGCGGCCCAACCCCTCCGTGCGCGATCTGGCCCTGGCCTATGGCGTGCCCGTCTGGGCGGCCCATCGGGCCCTCACCGACTGCATCTACCTGGCGCAGGTGTTGCAGCGCTGCGAGGAGCTGGAGGCCTTGTTGGTGGTCGCCCGCGAACCGCGCCGACTGTTCCGGGCCCAGCTCTCCTACGCCGAGCGGCACAAGGCCAAGCAGGCCGGCTTCCGCTGGAACGATCCGGTGCCCGGGGCCTGGAGCCGGCGGCTGAGCGCCAGGGAGGTTTCGGCCCTTCCCTTTCCCGTGGTGCCCGTGGAGCCATCCCAACGGGCGGCCTGA
- a CDS encoding peroxiredoxin, translated as MGLAVGDRAPLIALADQSGTERRSDQLGGRALVLFFYPKDDTPGCTMEACAFRDSFSDLQALGAEVWGVSGDDAASHQRFAQRHNLPFPLLVDRGNALRKAFGVPSVLGLLPGRVTYVIDGEGVIRHVFNNLLDGAAHRREALDALRALQAA; from the coding sequence ATGGGTCTTGCCGTGGGCGACCGCGCCCCCCTGATCGCTCTGGCCGACCAGAGCGGCACCGAACGCCGCAGTGACCAGCTGGGCGGCCGAGCGCTGGTGCTCTTCTTCTACCCGAAGGACGACACCCCGGGCTGCACCATGGAGGCCTGCGCCTTCCGCGACAGCTTTTCGGATCTCCAGGCTCTCGGCGCCGAGGTATGGGGCGTGAGCGGTGACGATGCCGCCAGCCACCAGCGCTTCGCCCAGCGTCACAACCTGCCCTTTCCCCTGCTGGTGGATCGGGGCAATGCCCTGCGCAAGGCCTTCGGTGTGCCCAGCGTGCTGGGGCTGCTGCCAGGACGGGTCACCTACGTGATCGACGGGGAGGGGGTGATCCGCCACGTGTTCAACAACCTGCTCGATGGCGCCGCCCACCGCCGGGAGGCGCTCGACGCCCTGCGGGCGCTCCAGGCCGCTTGA
- a CDS encoding DUF1350 family protein: MTGWRQRGEIWTLEPVETPRGLIEFIGGSYLAATPQLSYRRFLEALAGRGWRVHAWSYVPGFDHQAQANTAWRQFRQLRELEPVPVGAPRQHLLRLGHSLGCKLHLLAPDGGRRCDGLAALSFNNFSAERSIPFLAEIGQQLRFRSEFSPSPEQTLEQIAGSYLQPRNLLVRFSRDGIDQSGRLIGVLQGRAEDASTLLELPGDHLTPASGALRKQLLGEWADDPGRQRRMERLAEQISVWGSRQAD; encoded by the coding sequence ATGACCGGCTGGCGTCAGCGGGGCGAGATCTGGACCCTTGAGCCGGTGGAGACCCCCCGCGGGCTGATCGAATTCATCGGCGGCAGCTACCTGGCCGCCACGCCCCAGCTCAGCTATCGGCGCTTCCTGGAGGCCCTGGCCGGCCGCGGCTGGCGGGTGCATGCCTGGAGCTACGTGCCGGGTTTCGATCACCAGGCCCAGGCCAACACAGCCTGGCGCCAGTTCCGGCAGCTGCGGGAACTCGAGCCCGTGCCGGTGGGTGCGCCTCGGCAGCACCTGCTGCGCCTGGGCCACAGCCTCGGCTGCAAGCTGCATCTGCTCGCCCCCGATGGCGGTCGCCGCTGTGATGGCCTCGCCGCCCTCAGCTTCAACAACTTCTCGGCGGAGCGCTCCATTCCCTTCCTGGCGGAGATCGGCCAGCAGCTGCGTTTCCGCAGCGAATTCAGCCCCTCGCCGGAGCAGACGCTGGAGCAGATCGCCGGCAGCTACCTCCAGCCCCGCAACCTGCTGGTGCGGTTCAGCCGTGACGGCATCGACCAGAGCGGCCGGCTGATCGGCGTGCTGCAGGGCCGGGCGGAGGACGCCTCAACGCTGCTGGAGCTGCCGGGTGATCACCTCACCCCGGCCAGCGGCGCCCTGCGCAAGCAGCTGCTGGGCGAATGGGCCGACGACCCGGGGCGGCAGCGGCGCATGGAGCGGCTGGCGGAGCAGATCAGCGTCTGGGGATCGAGGCAGGCGGATTGA
- the acs gene encoding acetate--CoA ligase: MPDATIESVLQEERVFAPPADLAASARIGSMEAYRALAEAAAADPDGFWGAQAREHLHWFTPFHTVLDWSNPPFARWFEGGTTNLSVNCLDRHLDGPRADKTALIWEGEPGDTRHFTYRELHAAVCRAANALKALGIGKGDLVALYMPMVPEAAIAMLACARIGAPHSVVFGGFSAEALRDRLIDGEAKLVITADGGFRKDKAVSLKPAVDAALAGGSAPSVEHVLVVRRTEQDCTMADGRDRWWHELVDGQSAECPAEPMQSEDRLFVLYTSGSTGKPKGVVHTTAGYNLWAHLTFQWIFDIREDDVHWCTADVGWITGHSYIVYGPLSNGATTVMYEGAPRPSKPGAFWEVIQKHRVSIFYTAPTAIRAFMKSGREVPDRYDMSTLRILGTVGEPINPEAWMWYRDVIGADRCPVVDTWWQTETGGVMISPLPGATPTKPGSCTLPLPGIAADIVDLEGRSQPADAGGYLAVRRPWPGMMRTVHGDPERFRRSYWEHIRPADGSWLYFAGDGARRDADGYFWVMGRVDDVINVSGHRLGTMEIESALVSHPAVAEAAVVGRPDDLKGEGIVAFVTLEGGRDGDDSLAAELRRHVGQEIGPIARPDLIHFSDALPKTRSGKIMRRILRSLAAGQEVSGDTSTLEDRSVLDQLRV, from the coding sequence ATGCCTGACGCCACGATCGAATCCGTGCTTCAGGAGGAGCGCGTGTTCGCACCGCCGGCGGACCTGGCGGCCTCGGCCCGCATCGGCAGCATGGAGGCCTACCGTGCACTGGCGGAGGCGGCAGCGGCCGACCCCGATGGGTTCTGGGGTGCGCAGGCCCGTGAACACCTGCACTGGTTCACGCCCTTTCACACCGTGCTCGACTGGAGCAACCCGCCCTTTGCGCGCTGGTTCGAGGGGGGCACCACCAACCTCAGCGTCAACTGCCTCGATCGCCACCTCGACGGCCCCCGCGCCGACAAGACGGCCCTGATCTGGGAAGGGGAGCCGGGCGACACGCGCCACTTCACCTACCGCGAGCTGCACGCGGCGGTGTGCCGTGCCGCCAACGCCCTCAAGGCCCTCGGCATCGGCAAGGGTGATCTGGTGGCGCTCTACATGCCGATGGTGCCGGAGGCCGCCATTGCCATGCTGGCCTGCGCCCGCATCGGTGCCCCCCACTCGGTGGTGTTCGGCGGTTTCTCGGCCGAGGCGCTGCGCGACCGCCTGATCGACGGCGAAGCGAAGCTCGTGATCACTGCCGACGGCGGCTTCCGCAAGGACAAGGCCGTGTCGCTCAAGCCGGCGGTGGATGCGGCCCTGGCCGGCGGCTCCGCCCCCAGCGTGGAGCACGTGCTGGTGGTGCGGCGCACCGAGCAGGACTGCACCATGGCGGACGGCCGTGACCGCTGGTGGCACGAGCTCGTGGACGGCCAGAGCGCCGAGTGCCCGGCCGAACCGATGCAGAGCGAGGACCGCCTCTTCGTGCTCTACACCTCCGGCTCCACCGGCAAGCCCAAGGGGGTGGTGCACACCACCGCCGGCTACAACCTCTGGGCCCACCTCACCTTCCAGTGGATCTTCGACATCCGCGAGGACGACGTGCACTGGTGCACCGCCGATGTGGGCTGGATCACCGGCCACAGCTACATCGTGTACGGACCGCTCTCGAACGGTGCCACCACCGTGATGTACGAGGGGGCCCCCCGGCCATCCAAGCCGGGGGCCTTCTGGGAGGTGATCCAGAAGCACCGGGTGAGCATCTTCTACACGGCGCCCACGGCGATTCGCGCCTTCATGAAGAGCGGGCGGGAGGTTCCCGACCGGTACGACATGTCCACTCTGCGGATCCTCGGCACCGTGGGGGAGCCGATCAACCCGGAGGCCTGGATGTGGTACCGGGATGTGATCGGCGCTGACCGCTGCCCGGTGGTGGACACCTGGTGGCAGACCGAGACCGGCGGCGTGATGATCAGTCCCCTGCCCGGGGCCACCCCCACCAAGCCGGGCTCCTGCACCCTGCCGCTGCCGGGCATCGCCGCCGACATCGTGGATCTGGAGGGCCGCTCCCAGCCTGCCGACGCCGGTGGCTACCTGGCGGTGCGCCGCCCCTGGCCCGGCATGATGCGCACGGTCCATGGCGATCCCGAGCGGTTCCGCCGCAGCTACTGGGAGCACATCCGCCCGGCCGATGGCAGCTGGCTCTACTTCGCCGGCGACGGTGCCCGCCGCGATGCCGACGGCTATTTCTGGGTAATGGGCCGGGTGGATGACGTGATCAACGTGTCCGGCCACCGGCTCGGCACCATGGAGATCGAATCCGCCCTGGTGAGCCATCCCGCCGTGGCGGAGGCCGCTGTGGTGGGCCGGCCCGATGACCTCAAGGGCGAGGGGATCGTGGCCTTCGTGACCCTGGAGGGGGGGCGTGACGGGGACGACAGCCTGGCCGCTGAGCTGCGCCGCCATGTGGGCCAGGAGATCGGCCCGATCGCCCGGCCCGATCTGATTCACTTCAGCGATGCCCTGCCCAAGACGCGCAGCGGCAAGATCATGCGCCGGATCCTTCGCTCCCTGGCGGCGGGCCAGGAGGTGAGCGGCGACACCTCCACCCTGGAGGACCGCTCCGTGCTCGATCAGCTGCGGGTGTGA
- a CDS encoding HAD family phosphatase: MSLPLACLFDLDGLLLDTEPLQGQAWREAARRFGAELTDAQLQSLRGRRRLDCARSVQALLPGRVSLEELLAVREPIANRLLPGAAPIAGAPELLQRCQRLRIPMALATSSAAAAVAVKCAPHPWLEAITVRVMGDDPELQRGKPDPGIFLLALRRLGVAPEHAWAFEDSIAGSHAAVAAGCRVWVLAPADAERSLYPPGVEWLASLHAVPLP; this comes from the coding sequence ATGTCTCTGCCTCTGGCCTGTCTATTCGATCTGGATGGTCTCCTGCTGGACACCGAGCCCCTGCAGGGGCAGGCCTGGCGGGAGGCGGCGCGCCGGTTCGGCGCGGAGCTCACCGACGCCCAGCTCCAGAGCCTGCGGGGCCGCCGGCGCCTGGACTGCGCCCGCAGCGTGCAGGCCCTGCTGCCGGGGCGGGTGAGCCTGGAGGAGCTGCTGGCAGTGCGGGAGCCGATCGCCAACCGGCTGCTGCCCGGGGCCGCCCCGATCGCCGGCGCCCCCGAGCTGCTGCAGCGCTGCCAGCGGCTCCGGATCCCCATGGCCCTCGCCACCAGCAGTGCGGCGGCGGCGGTGGCGGTGAAGTGCGCCCCCCACCCCTGGCTGGAGGCGATCACGGTGCGGGTGATGGGCGACGACCCCGAGCTGCAGCGGGGCAAGCCTGACCCCGGCATCTTTCTGCTGGCCCTCAGGCGCCTGGGGGTGGCTCCCGAGCACGCCTGGGCCTTCGAGGATTCGATCGCGGGCAGCCATGCCGCGGTGGCGGCCGGCTGCCGGGTGTGGGTGCTGGCCCCTGCCGACGCCGAGCGGAGCCTCTACCCGCCAGGGGTGGAGTGGCTGGCGTCGCTCCATGCGGTGCCGCTCCCCTGA
- the sds gene encoding solanesyl diphosphate synthase, whose protein sequence is MATVAELLHPVEADLDTLLADLRSLIGAGHPILQAAAEHLFAAGGKRLRPGIVLLLSRAVAPDGELTPRHRRLAEITEMIHTASLVHDDVVDEAATRRGVDTVHSRFNHRVAVLAGDFLFAQASWHLANLDDLDVVKLLSRVIMDLADGEVKQGLFRYDTTQSFETYLEKSYCKTASLIANSARAAGVLSGLPAPRLDDLYRFGRQLGLAFQVVDDILDFTGSDQQLGKPAASDLASGYLTAPALYALQERPALAGLIEREFSEEGDLEQALELVRGCDAIPRSRALAEQFTREAAEALEWLQPSEPRSALRALPDFVLSRLY, encoded by the coding sequence GTGGCAACGGTTGCAGAGCTGCTCCATCCGGTCGAGGCGGATCTCGATACCCTCCTGGCCGATCTGCGCAGCCTGATCGGAGCGGGCCACCCCATCCTTCAGGCCGCCGCCGAGCACCTCTTTGCAGCCGGTGGCAAGCGGCTGCGCCCCGGCATCGTGCTGCTGCTCTCCCGCGCCGTGGCCCCGGACGGGGAACTCACCCCGCGGCACCGGCGCCTGGCGGAGATCACGGAGATGATCCACACCGCCTCGCTGGTGCACGACGACGTGGTGGACGAGGCCGCCACCCGGCGCGGCGTCGACACGGTGCACAGCCGCTTCAACCACCGGGTGGCCGTGCTCGCCGGCGACTTCCTTTTCGCCCAGGCCAGCTGGCACCTGGCCAACCTCGACGACCTCGATGTGGTCAAGCTGCTCAGCCGCGTGATCATGGATCTGGCCGACGGCGAGGTGAAGCAGGGGCTGTTCCGCTACGACACCACCCAGAGCTTCGAGACCTACCTCGAGAAGAGCTACTGCAAGACGGCCTCGTTGATCGCCAACAGCGCCCGGGCCGCCGGCGTGCTCTCGGGTCTGCCGGCGCCACGGCTCGATGACCTCTATCGCTTCGGCCGCCAGCTGGGCCTGGCCTTCCAGGTGGTGGATGACATCCTCGACTTCACCGGCAGCGACCAGCAGCTCGGCAAACCCGCCGCCAGCGACCTGGCCTCCGGCTACCTCACCGCCCCTGCGCTCTACGCCCTGCAGGAGCGCCCGGCCCTGGCCGGCCTGATCGAGCGGGAATTCTCCGAGGAGGGCGACCTCGAGCAGGCCCTCGAGCTGGTGCGCGGCTGCGATGCCATCCCCCGCTCGCGGGCGCTGGCCGAACAGTTCACCCGGGAAGCCGCCGAAGCCCTGGAGTGGCTGCAGCCCTCCGAGCCCCGCAGTGCGCTGCGGGCCCTGCCGGATTTCGTGCTCAGCCGCCTCTACTGA
- the murI gene encoding glutamate racemase, giving the protein MTLLLGLFDSGLGGLTVLRKVNQLYPHSPCLYLGDTARVPYGTRSPDEIRAIAAEVVRWLRWQGVGVLLMACNTSNALALDVAVAEAGVPVLGLIDSVASVISSDRVGVLATPATARSGAYRRAIHASRPDALVIEVGCPEFVPLIEAGHRFSPELRRAALAYIAPLLAAAVDTVVLGCTHYPLLRPLLTELLPAGVVLVDPAEAAAERLGPLLGSLGEAPEVERQGESVVPAVQRSRLCVTGCPDSFATGAEDWLGHRPSVERVELRSTAGAF; this is encoded by the coding sequence ATGACCCTGCTTCTGGGCCTGTTCGACAGCGGTCTGGGCGGGCTCACCGTGCTGCGCAAGGTGAACCAGCTCTATCCCCACTCCCCCTGCCTCTACCTGGGCGACACGGCCCGCGTTCCCTACGGCACCCGCAGCCCCGATGAGATCCGCGCCATCGCGGCGGAGGTGGTGCGATGGCTCCGCTGGCAGGGGGTGGGTGTGCTGCTGATGGCCTGCAACACCTCCAACGCGCTGGCCCTGGACGTGGCGGTGGCCGAAGCGGGCGTGCCCGTGCTCGGTCTGATCGACAGCGTGGCCAGCGTGATCAGCAGCGACCGGGTGGGCGTGCTGGCCACGCCCGCCACGGCCCGGAGCGGCGCCTACCGCCGGGCGATCCATGCCAGCCGACCGGACGCCCTGGTGATCGAGGTGGGTTGCCCGGAGTTCGTGCCCCTGATCGAGGCGGGACACCGCTTCTCCCCTGAACTGCGCCGGGCGGCCCTGGCGTACATCGCCCCGCTGCTGGCAGCGGCGGTGGACACGGTGGTGCTCGGCTGCACCCACTACCCCCTGCTGCGCCCCCTGCTCACCGAACTGCTGCCCGCAGGCGTGGTGCTGGTGGATCCGGCCGAAGCCGCCGCCGAGCGGCTGGGCCCCCTGCTCGGCAGCCTCGGCGAAGCGCCGGAGGTGGAGCGTCAGGGGGAGTCGGTCGTGCCGGCCGTGCAGCGCTCCCGGCTCTGCGTCACCGGCTGTCCGGACAGCTTCGCCACCGGGGCCGAGGACTGGCTGGGCCACCGCCCCAGCGTCGAGCGCGTCGAGCTGCGGTCCACCGCTGGAGCCTTCTAG
- a CDS encoding N-acetylmuramoyl-L-alanine amidase, which produces MTRRHPWNVIRGLLVLALLLADLPAWASSLAAWRLTREGALELRTSPNVRPEAFFEDGSRLQGPRVWVDLPGAPSRTRSIRGSGEVREVRIGKPTPTTTRIVVEFRPGTDLDPADLRLVGTSPDRWKLEFKGLKRVVVLGLGEGDLDGTAVVSVPPASFPTASTPLSADGLPVVPRGRFRVVIDPGHGGPDPGAVGIRGLRETDVVLDVSLQVARLLQARGVNVVMTRTSEVDVDLPPRVALANRVGADVFVSVHANALSMARPDVNGIETFYFSSGLSRRLAGSLQGQMLAVSPGSPNRGVKQGRFFVIRRTVMPSALVEMGFVTGALDAPRLADPAHRRRLALALATGILQYLGGR; this is translated from the coding sequence ATGACCCGCAGGCATCCCTGGAACGTGATACGCGGCCTGCTGGTGCTGGCCCTGCTGCTGGCCGACCTGCCGGCCTGGGCCTCGAGCCTGGCGGCCTGGCGCCTCACCCGAGAGGGGGCGCTGGAGCTGCGCACCAGCCCCAACGTGCGGCCGGAGGCGTTCTTCGAGGACGGCTCCCGGCTTCAGGGACCGCGGGTTTGGGTCGATCTCCCCGGCGCACCCTCCCGCACCCGCTCCATCCGGGGCAGCGGCGAGGTGCGGGAGGTGCGGATCGGCAAGCCCACGCCTACCACCACTCGCATCGTGGTGGAGTTCAGGCCCGGCACCGACCTCGATCCCGCCGACCTGCGCCTGGTGGGCACCTCCCCCGACCGCTGGAAGCTGGAGTTCAAGGGGCTGAAGCGGGTGGTGGTGTTGGGCCTCGGGGAGGGGGACCTCGACGGCACGGCGGTGGTCTCCGTCCCCCCTGCCAGCTTCCCCACCGCCAGCACCCCGCTCTCGGCCGACGGCCTGCCTGTGGTGCCGCGGGGACGGTTCAGGGTGGTGATCGACCCAGGCCACGGAGGGCCTGACCCCGGCGCCGTGGGCATCCGCGGCCTGCGCGAGACCGACGTGGTGCTGGATGTGTCGCTGCAGGTGGCGCGGCTGCTGCAGGCCCGCGGCGTCAATGTGGTGATGACCCGCACGTCCGAGGTGGACGTGGACCTGCCACCCCGGGTGGCCCTGGCCAACCGCGTCGGCGCCGACGTGTTCGTGAGCGTGCACGCCAACGCCCTGAGCATGGCCCGCCCCGATGTGAACGGAATCGAAACCTTCTACTTCTCCAGTGGCTTGTCCCGCCGCCTGGCCGGCTCCCTCCAGGGCCAGATGCTGGCGGTGTCGCCGGGCTCGCCCAATCGGGGCGTGAAACAGGGCCGCTTCTTCGTGATCCGCCGCACGGTGATGCCCTCCGCCCTGGTGGAGATGGGCTTCGTCACCGGCGCCCTCGACGCGCCGCGGCTGGCCGATCCCGCCCATCGCCGCCGCCTCGCCCTGGCCCTGGCCACTGGCATCCTCCAGTACCTGGGGGGGCGTTGA
- a CDS encoding carbon-nitrogen hydrolase family protein, with the protein MSSFLAAAVQLTSTPDPDANFAAAEEQIELASRRGAELVGLPENFAFMGEDELRLELAPALAKRCSTFLVTMARRYQVTLLGGGFPVPSGEGQTLNRAELVSTEGQLLARYDKIHLFDVDLPDGNTYRESATVRPGEVLPPVVEVPGLGRIGLSICYDVRFPELYRHLAAAGADVLMVPAAFTAFTGKDHWQVLLQARAIENTAYVVAPAQTGHHYGRRQSHGHALVIDPWGTVLADAGDAPGLAVAPIDPRHGERVRAQMPSLQHRRPALF; encoded by the coding sequence GTGAGCAGTTTTCTGGCGGCAGCGGTGCAGCTCACCAGCACGCCGGATCCGGATGCCAATTTCGCCGCCGCCGAGGAGCAGATCGAGCTGGCGTCCCGCCGCGGCGCCGAGCTGGTGGGACTGCCCGAGAACTTCGCTTTCATGGGGGAGGACGAGCTGCGTCTGGAGCTGGCCCCTGCCCTGGCGAAACGCTGCAGCACGTTCCTGGTGACGATGGCGCGCCGCTACCAGGTGACGCTGCTCGGCGGCGGCTTTCCGGTGCCCTCGGGCGAGGGGCAGACCCTCAACCGGGCCGAGCTGGTGAGCACCGAGGGACAGCTGCTGGCCCGCTACGACAAGATCCACCTCTTCGATGTGGACCTCCCCGACGGCAACACCTACCGGGAGTCGGCCACGGTGCGGCCCGGTGAGGTGCTGCCGCCGGTGGTGGAGGTGCCCGGCCTGGGCCGCATCGGACTGTCCATCTGTTACGACGTCCGCTTCCCTGAGCTCTACCGCCACCTGGCCGCCGCCGGTGCCGATGTGCTCATGGTGCCTGCGGCCTTCACCGCCTTCACCGGCAAGGACCACTGGCAGGTGCTGCTGCAGGCCCGGGCGATCGAGAACACGGCCTATGTGGTGGCCCCGGCCCAGACGGGCCATCACTACGGGCGCCGCCAGAGCCACGGCCATGCCCTCGTGATCGATCCCTGGGGCACGGTGCTGGCTGATGCCGGCGATGCCCCGGGGCTGGCGGTCGCCCCGATCGACCCCCGCCATGGCGAACGGGTGCGGGCCCAGATGCCGAGCCTGCAGCACCGCCGGCCGGCCCTGTTCTGA